The Gemmatimonadales bacterium genomic sequence CCGTTCTCGTCCACCGCCATGCGGTGCGTCCCGCGCCACCGCTTGGAGAGCTGCCAGTCCGGCGCGGCCGTCTGCTCCGGGTACTGCATCGTCCACTTCTTGGCGAACAGGTGCTTGAAGGTCAGCGCCATGCCCTTGAGGGTGGCGCGCACGTAGGAGCTCTCGGCCTCGGGCCGGGGCAGCGTCCGCACGGTGATCGCCATGCTAGGCAGCCCCCCGCGCCCGCGCCCGCGCCGCGTCGCGGCGCCACACCGCCCGCTGCCGCGACGCCGACCCGCCGATGACCCGGTTGCGGTCCAGGCCCCACAGCAGCAGCGCGCCCAGCGCCAGGCTCACGCCGCTCAGCACCAGGGCGTACGGCACGCCGAACGCCAGGCCCGCCGCCTCCAGCGCCCACACGGCGACCGCCACCACCATCACGTACGCCAGGGCCACCGGGAGCAGCACCTTCCACCCGAGGTCCATCAGCTGGTCGAAGCGGAACCGCGGCAGCGTCCACCGCACCCACACGTAGGCGAACAGGAAGAACAGCACCTTGGCCCAGAAGGCGGCGAAGGTCACGAGGAACTTCACCACCGTCCACGGCGGCGTGTTGTCCCACGCCGTGAACGGCACGTCCCACCCGCCGAAAAACAGGGTCACCATCAGCGCCGAGGCGGTGACCATGTTGGAATACTCGGCGATGTAGAACATCGAGAACTTCATCGCGGAGTACTCGGTGTGATAGCCGGCGATCAGCTCGGCCTCGGCCTCGGGCAGGTCGAACGGCAGCCGGTTCGTCTCGGCGAAGCTGGCGATCAGGAAGGTGAAGAACGCGACGAACAGCGGCAGCACGAACCACACGCTCTGCTGCTGCTTCGCCACGATCTCGTTCATCGTGATGTTGCCGGCCAGCAGCAGCACGGCCACCGCCGACAGCCCCATCGACACTTCGTAGGAGATGAGCTGCGCGGAGCCGCGCAGCCCGCCGAGGAGCGAGTACTTGTTGTTCGAGGACCAGCCCGCCAGCACCACGCCGTACACCCCGAGCGAGCCGATGGCCAGGATGTACAGGAACCCCACCGGCAGGTCGGCGATCGCCGTCCCCACCAGCCCCCAGGGCGTCGGCAGCGGCGAGGCGAACGGCACCACCGCGAAGGTGATGAGCGCCGGGGTGAACGCCATCATCGGCGCGAGGATGAACAGGAACCGGTCGGAGAACGGCGGGAGCGTCTCTTCCTTGAGGAAGTTCTTCAGTCCGTCGGCCGCCGGCTGGAGCAGCCCCTCCGGCCCGACGCGGTTCGGGCCGAGGCGGTTCTGGATCCACCCCGCGCCGCGCCGCTCGACCCACGTCCACAGCGCGATCAGGGTCAGCAGCCCGCCGAACACCACCAGGATCTTGACCAGCGAGATCCACACGAAGGCCGCCCCGGCGACCGGGTTCATGCCCGGGATCCCACGCGAGCGGCGAGCGCCCCCTGGAGCTCGGCCAGGATCCACGCGGCCGGCCGGGCCATCCCCGGCGGGCTCTTGGCCTGAAGGTAGGGCTGCTTCAGGCCGCGCAGGTTCACGAACGAGCCCTCTTCCTCGGCCATGTTGGCGCACGGCAGCACGACCGCCGCGCCGCGGGCCGCCTCGGGCAGCACCGTCCCGACGTACACCAGCCGGCCGGTGGTGAGCGGCCCGGTGAGGTCGGCCAGGTCCTCGTCCAGCGCCAGCACCAGTGCCGCGCTCCGGGCGCGCTCGACGGCGCCGCCCCAGTCGCGGGTGAAGCCCGCCGCCAGCGCGCCGTTCACGTTGGGCGCGCGCTCCTTGCGCAACGCGAGGTCCGGCACGCCGGCCAGGGGAGCCTCCGCTCCTTCGTGCACGCGGAACGCGCCGGCGCCGCCGCGCAGGGCCAGGAGCCCGGAGGCCGCTTCGAGTGCCTCGCACGAGGCGCCCGGCGACACCAGGCCGACCCAGGCGCCGTCCGCCGCCCCCATCAGCTCGGCCGCGCGCTCCAGGGCCTGCTCCCAGTCCACCGGCACGAGCCGGTCAGCCTGGCGCACCAGCGGCACCTCGATGCGGTCCGAGCGGTTGAGCCAGCCGTACTTCAGGCGCCCCTCGTCGCACATCCACCAGCGGTTGACTTCGGGGTTCGGGCGGGGCCGCACGCGGACGACCACGTTCTCCCGGGTCTCCAGCACGACGTTGCAGCCCTGGGTGCAGCCGGGGCACACCGAGGCCGTCTTGTCGAAGTCCCACACCCTGGCCTTGTTCAGGAAGTCCTTCGACAGCAGCGAGCCGACGGGGCACAGGTCCACCACGTTTCCCGCCCACGGATGGTCGAGCTGCCGGCCCTCGAAGATGCCGATGTGCGCGCGGTCGCCCCGCTCCTCGACGTTCAGCGTCGGCTCCTTCGCGACGTCTTCCATGAACCGCACGCAGCGGGTGCACAGCACGCAGCGGTTGGGCACGTAGAGGACGTCGGGCCCGAAGTCCTCGACCGGGTTGTAGCGCTTGGCGTACTCGGCGTACCGGCCGGCGTCCCGGCCCTCCTGGAAGGTGTAGTCCTGCAGCGTGCACTCGCCGGCCTTGTCGCAGATCGGGCAGTCGAGCGGGTGGTTGATCAGCAGGAACTCCAGCACCGCCCGGCGGGCCGCCTTCGCCGGCTCGCTCGAGACCCGCACGACCATGCCGGCCGCCACGGGCGTGGCGCACGAGGGCACGGGCTTGGGGCTCTTCTCGACGTCCACCAGGCACATCCGGCACGAACCGGCCACCGGGAGGCCCGGGTGGTAGCAGTAGTGCGGGATCAGGACCCCGGTCTGCTTCGCGGCCTCGAGCACCGAGGTCCCCGCGGGAACCTCGACCTCCCGCCCCTCGATGGTCAGCTTGACGAGATCGGTCATGCCCGCGCCTTCCGCCGGCCGTTCCGCAGGTAGGCGTCGAACTCGGGGCGGAACTTCCGGATGGCGCTCACCACCGGCGCGGCGCAGGAGTCGCTCAGCACGCAGATCGTGCGGCCGGTCATCTGCTCCGACAGGTCGAGCAGGAGGTCCAGGTCCTCCGCCTTCCCCTGCCCGCCCAGCAGGCGCTGCAGGATCTTCACGGTCCAGGCGGTGCCCTCGCGGCACTGGGTGCACTGGGCGCAGGACTCGTGGGCGTAGAACTTCGCGAGGCGCATGACCTGGTAGACCATGTCCACCGAGTCGTCGAGCACGATCATCCCGCCGGAGCCGAGCATCGTGCCCTTGGCGACGCAGCCCTCGTAGTCGAGCACCGTGTCCTCGGCTTCGGCCGCGGTGAGGATCGGCACCGAGGAGCCGCCCGGGATCACGGCCTTGAGCGTGCGGCCGGGCAGCATCCCGCCGGCGACGTCGTACAGCAGGTCCTTCAGCGGGAAGCCCATCGTCACTTCGTAGTTGCCGGGCTTCGCCACGGTGCCGCAGATCGAGAACAGCTTGGTGCCGGTGCTCTTGGGGTTCGACAGGCAGAGGCCCTTGTACCAGGCCGAGCCGCGGTTGATGATGTGCGGCACGCTGGAGAGGGTCTCGACGTTGTTGATGGTGGTGGGCTGGCCGAACACGCCCACGGCCGCGGGGAACGGCGGGCGGATGCGCGGGTTGCCGCGCTTGCCCTCGATGGAGTTCATCAGCGCCGTCTCTTCGCCGCAGATGTAGGCGCCGGCGCCGCGATGGATCATGACGTCGATCCGCGCGCCCTTCCCCATCGCGTTCGCGCCCAGCACGCCCTTCGCGTACGCCTCCTCGAGCGCCTTCTGCATGACGGCGATGGGCTCGGTGAACTCCCCGCGGATGTAGATGAACGTCTGCTCGGCCTGAATCGCGTACGCCGCGATGGCGCACCCCTCGATCAACTGGTGGGGCGTCCACCGCATGATCTCGCGGTCCTTGAAGGTGCCGGGCTCCGACTCGTCCGCGTTGCAGCACAGGTAGTGGGGCTTGGTCTTCTGCTTGGGCATGAAGCTCCACTTCACGCCCGCCGGAAAGCCCGCCCCGCCCCGCCCCCGCAGCCCCGACGCCTTGACCTCCTCGATCACCTGCTCGCGCGGCATGCCGAGCGCTTTCTCCAGCGCCGTGTAGCCGCCGCGCTTCACCCAGCCGTCGTAGCTCCTCGCCTCGGCCTCGCCGAAGTGGGCGCTGACGACCGGGGTTTCCTTCGGGTGCTTGGGGTGCGGGTAGCCCATGGCGCCTACGTGTACCGGGCGACGAGGGCGGGCACCGACGCGGCGGTCACGCTCTCGACGAACTCGTCGTTGATCATCACCGGCGTCGCGAACCCGCAGGCGCCGAGGCACTCCACCTCGACGATGGTCCACTTGCCGTCCGGGCTGGTCTCCCCCGGCGCCTTCGCGCCGGTGGCCTTCAGGAAGGCCTCCACCACGCCCTCGGCGCCGCACACGTTGCACGGCGTCGTGGTGCACACCTGCACGAAGTACTTCCCGACCGGGTGCTGGTGGTACATCGTGTAGAACGTCACCACGCCCCGCACGTAGGCCGGCGTGAGGTCGAGGACTTCGGCGACCTCCGCCATCCCCGCCGGCGAGATCCAGCCGTGGGCCTCCTGCACCATCCACAGCGCCGGCAGGAGCGCCCCGGCCTTGGCGGGATACCGGGCGACGACCGCGTCGAGCCGCTGGCGGCCCTCGCCGACGAACACGCGTGGCAGCCCGGCCTCGGCGGCCTCGCCGTGCGGCGGGACGCTCGCGCCGCTCACCGGTCGATCTCTCCCATGACGATGTCCACGCTGGCGTTGATCGCGATCAGGTCCGACAGCAGGTGCCCCTCCGCCATCTTGGGGAGCGCCGCGATGTTGAGGAACGACGGCGGGCGGATGCGCCAGCGCACCGGCTTGGCGGAGCCGTCCGACACCAGGTACGTGCCCAGCTCGCCCTTCGGGTTCTCGACCGGCAGGTACACCTCGCCGACCGGGGCCGGCACGCCCTCCATCACCTGCTTGAAGTGGTGGATCATCGACTCCATGTCGCTCATCAGGCGCCGCTTGGGGGGCAGGATCACCCGCGCGTCGGCGGCGTTGATCGGGCCGTCCGGGAGCCGGGCGAGGGCCTGCTCCAGGATCCGCACCGACTGCCGCATCTCCTCCATCCGGACCAGGTACCGGTCGTACACGTCGCCGTGCTGCCCGACCGGGACTTCGAAGTCGTAGCTGTCGTAGTCGAGGTAGGGATGGTCCTTGCGGACGTCGAACGCCACGCCGCTGGCCCGCAGCATCGGGCCCGACAGCGAGTAGTCGATCGCCTCCGCCGCCGTCATGACGCCGACGTCCTGCGTGCGGCCGAGCCAGATGCCGTTGCGGAGCAGCATCCGGTCCACCTCGTCGAGCGTCTTCGGGAACTTCGCGCACCAGTCCTTCAGCCGCCCCGCCCAGCCGTCGGGAACGTCGGCCATCAGCCCGCCGACCCGGGTGAGCGACGTCGTCAGCCGCGCCCCGGTCCACTCCTCGATGAGGTTGTAGGCCCGCTCCCGCTCCTGGAACATCCACAGGAAGACGGTGAAGGCACCGATGTCGATCGCGGTCGTGCCCGCCCACACCAGGTGCGAGATGATGCGGCTCAGCTCGCAGGCGATGACCCGCAGCACCTTGCAGCGCTCGGTGATCTCGATGCCCATCAGCCGCTCGGCCGCGAGCGCGAAGGCCACGTTGTTCGCCGGGGCCGAGAGGTAGTCGGTGCGGTCGGTGAGCGGGATGATCTGGTTGTAGTGCCGGTACTCGCCCAGCTTCTCGAAGCCGGAGTGCAGGTAGCCGATGTGCGGGATGACCCGCACCACCACCTCGCCGTCCAGCTCGACCACCAGCCGCAGCACGCCGTGCGTGGCCGGATGCTGCGGGCCGATGTTGATCAGCATGTGGTCGGTCTTGAGCTCGGGCTCGGCCCCCAGCGGCGCCTCGGCCACCAGCGGCAGGCGCGCCGGGTTCCCGGCGGCGTCCACCCCCGGCGTCGCCAGCGCGAGCTCCAGGACGCGCTTCTCGGCCATCAGCGCTCCTGCTCGCCGCCGAGCAGCCGCTCCCGGACGTCCGCGGGGACGGCGTCGTAGGCCTCGGCGATCGACAGCTCCTCCATCGAGTAGTGCGCCTGGAGGTCGGCGCCGAGCGCCCGGCGGACCTGCTCCGAGCGGCTGAAGCGGCCCCGGAGCGGGAAGTCCTTCCGCAGCGGATGGCCCTCCGCGTAGTTCTCCCACATCAGGATCCGCCGCAGGTCCGGGTGGCCGCGGAACCGGATGCCGAACATGTCCCACACCTCGCGCTCCAGCCAGTCGGCGCCCCGCCACAGGTCCACGACCGAGTCCACCTCGAGCGGCCGGTCCTTGGCCAGGTCCACCTTGAGGCGCAGCATCACGCCGCGCGGCAGCGAGCGGAGCTGGTAGACCAGCTCCAGCGGGCGTTCGCGGTCCCGGTACTCCACCGCCGTGACGTCGACCAGGTAGTCGTAGCGCTGGTCGGGGGCGTCCCGCAGCCAGGCCAGCACCTCGTGCGCGCGCTCGCGCGCCACGGAGACCACGCTGGCGCCCAGCAAGACGGTGGTCCGCTCCACGGCCGCGCCGAACCGCGAGCGCAGCGCGGCCACCGACGGGTTCTCCGCTGCACCGACGCTCACTGGGCTCGTCAGGCCGACCTGGTCTGGTGGATCGAGTTGCCGAACGGCTCGGACAGCTCGTCCACCGCCGCCGGCTCGAGGAACAGGCCCTGCTGGTCGGCGAGCCGCTCGACCCTGAGGTCCGGGTCGAAAACCGTCTCGCCCTTGATCTTCTTCTGCAGCATCAGGATGCCGTACAGCAGCCCCTCGGGCCGCGGCGGGCAGCCGGGCACGTAGACGTCGACCGGCACGATCGTGTCGATGCCCTGCACCATGGCGTAGTTGTCGAAGATGCCCCCGGTGGACGCGCAGGCGCCCATCGAGATGCACCACTTGGGCTGCGGCATCTGGTCCCAGACGCGGCGGATCACCGGGGCCAGCTTGAACGGGAGGCGGCCCGCGCAGATCAGCACGTCCGCCTGGCGGGGCGAATAGGCGACCCGCTCCATGCCGAAGCGCGCCAGGTCGAAGCGGCTGGCGGCCGTGGCCATGAACTCGATGGCGCAGCAGGCGGTCCCGAACGCCATCGGCCACAGCGAATTGGCGCGCGACCAGTTGACCAGGTCGTCGAGCCGCGCCGTCACCCAGTTGGGCGACAGGAAGCCGGCGCGCTCCGCTTCGTCCTGGGGCGCCGGGTGTTGTTCCGGTCCGGTCAGTTCCACTCCAGGGCTCCGCGCTTCCAGATGTACACGTATCCCACCGCCAGGATGACCACGAAGACCGCCATCTCCAGCAGCGCGCCCGCCACGCCCAGGCCCAGCAGGTTCAGCTGCCGGAAGGCCACGGCCCACGGCATCATGAACACCACCTCGATGTCGAACACGATGAACAGGACCGCCACGAGGTAGAACTTCACGTCGTAGCGTTCCCGCGCGTTGCCCAGGGGCGTCATGCCGGACTCGTAGGGCAGCGACTTGACCGCGGTGGGGCGGGACGAGGAAAACAGATGCGAGAGCGCGACCATCATCAGCGCGCTGAAGGCGACCAACCCGATCAGCAGGAGGAGCGGAATGTAGGGTTGCAGCTGGCTCTCCGACGAGCGTGAAAAGTCGCGCAGTCTCTCAGGACGCGTAAGCTAGTGGCGCCCAAATCGGAATTCAAGAAATCACTATATTGTCGCACCCCCCTCCACGCACGGGAGCCCATGAGCATCAAGTCCGATCGCTGGATCCGCCGGATGGCGCGGGAGCACGGGATGATCGAGCCGTTCGCCGACAGCCAGGTGCGGGACGGGGTGATCTCGTTCGGGGTCTCGAGTTACGGCTACGACATGCGCGTCGCCCGGGAGTTCAAGATCTTCACCAACGCGCTCTCGGCGATCGTGGACCCGAAGGCGTTCGACCCGAAGTCGTTCGTGGCCTTCGAGGGCGACGTGTGCATCGTGCCGCCGAACTCCTTCGCGCTGGCCCGCTCGGTCGAGTACTTCCGCATCCCGCGGGACGTGCTGACCATCTGCGTGGGCAAGTCGACCTACGCCCGCTGCGGGATCATCACCAACGTGACGCCCTTCGAGCCCGAGTGGGAGGGGTTCGTCACGCTGGAGATCTCGAACACCACCCCGCTGCCGGCCAAGATCTACGCCAACGAGGGCATCGCCCAGGTGCTGTTCTTCGAGGGCGACGAGCCGCCGGAGGTCTCCTACGCGGACAAGAAGGGGAAGTATCAGAAGCAGCAGGGGGTGACGCTGCCCAAGCTGTGAGGGGTGAGAGGCGTGAAGCGTGAGAGTGAGAGGCCGAAGGCGTGAGAGGGCGCTCGGCTCACCTCTCACGCCTTTCGCTGCTCACTTCTCACCTCTCACCTGAACCTCTCACCCTCACCCTCTCACCTCTCGCCTATCTCGTCACAATCTGACTCCTCAATCCGCCCAGGATCCCCACCAGCTCGGTCTGCTCGCCCGCTCCGACGTGGAAATGCTCCAGCGACGCCACCAGGTCCGACACCAGGGCGTCGAAGTCCGCGTCCCGGAGGCCCATGCTCGCGTGCACCTCCCGCATCGACCGCCCCGTGTACCGGCACGGCCCGCCGGTCACCTGGCACAGCTGGTCGGTCAGCCCCGCCCGCAGCTGGTCGAGGTCCGCGCCGCGGAAGAACCCGCTGATCCGCGGGTCGGTGGTCGCCCGGACGATCAGGTCGGCCACCACCCGCGCGAGCGCCGGCCGGCCGCCCAGCCGCTCGTACAGGCTGGGTCCGGACTGGGCCGCGGCGGCGGGGGCCGGCGCAGGCGCCGGGGGAGCACTGTGACAGGCGGCCGCCAGCGCGGCGCACCCCAAAGCCAATCGCACTCGACCGCGCATCCGCCGCCCTCCT encodes the following:
- a CDS encoding NADH-quinone oxidoreductase subunit A, encoding MVAFSALMMVALSHLFSSSRPTAVKSLPYESGMTPLGNARERYDVKFYLVAVLFIVFDIEVVFMMPWAVAFRQLNLLGLGVAGALLEMAVFVVILAVGYVYIWKRGALEWN
- the dcd gene encoding dCTP deaminase, which gives rise to MSIKSDRWIRRMAREHGMIEPFADSQVRDGVISFGVSSYGYDMRVAREFKIFTNALSAIVDPKAFDPKSFVAFEGDVCIVPPNSFALARSVEYFRIPRDVLTICVGKSTYARCGIITNVTPFEPEWEGFVTLEISNTTPLPAKIYANEGIAQVLFFEGDEPPEVSYADKKGKYQKQQGVTLPKL
- the nuoF gene encoding NADH-quinone oxidoreductase subunit NuoF, with translation MGYPHPKHPKETPVVSAHFGEAEARSYDGWVKRGGYTALEKALGMPREQVIEEVKASGLRGRGGAGFPAGVKWSFMPKQKTKPHYLCCNADESEPGTFKDREIMRWTPHQLIEGCAIAAYAIQAEQTFIYIRGEFTEPIAVMQKALEEAYAKGVLGANAMGKGARIDVMIHRGAGAYICGEETALMNSIEGKRGNPRIRPPFPAAVGVFGQPTTINNVETLSSVPHIINRGSAWYKGLCLSNPKSTGTKLFSICGTVAKPGNYEVTMGFPLKDLLYDVAGGMLPGRTLKAVIPGGSSVPILTAAEAEDTVLDYEGCVAKGTMLGSGGMIVLDDSVDMVYQVMRLAKFYAHESCAQCTQCREGTAWTVKILQRLLGGQGKAEDLDLLLDLSEQMTGRTICVLSDSCAAPVVSAIRKFRPEFDAYLRNGRRKARA
- a CDS encoding NADH-quinone oxidoreductase subunit B family protein, whose translation is MELTGPEQHPAPQDEAERAGFLSPNWVTARLDDLVNWSRANSLWPMAFGTACCAIEFMATAASRFDLARFGMERVAYSPRQADVLICAGRLPFKLAPVIRRVWDQMPQPKWCISMGACASTGGIFDNYAMVQGIDTIVPVDVYVPGCPPRPEGLLYGILMLQKKIKGETVFDPDLRVERLADQQGLFLEPAAVDELSEPFGNSIHQTRSA
- a CDS encoding 2Fe-2S iron-sulfur cluster-binding protein → MTDLVKLTIEGREVEVPAGTSVLEAAKQTGVLIPHYCYHPGLPVAGSCRMCLVDVEKSPKPVPSCATPVAAGMVVRVSSEPAKAARRAVLEFLLINHPLDCPICDKAGECTLQDYTFQEGRDAGRYAEYAKRYNPVEDFGPDVLYVPNRCVLCTRCVRFMEDVAKEPTLNVEERGDRAHIGIFEGRQLDHPWAGNVVDLCPVGSLLSKDFLNKARVWDFDKTASVCPGCTQGCNVVLETRENVVVRVRPRPNPEVNRWWMCDEGRLKYGWLNRSDRIEVPLVRQADRLVPVDWEQALERAAELMGAADGAWVGLVSPGASCEALEAASGLLALRGGAGAFRVHEGAEAPLAGVPDLALRKERAPNVNGALAAGFTRDWGGAVERARSAALVLALDEDLADLTGPLTTGRLVYVGTVLPEAARGAAVVLPCANMAEEEGSFVNLRGLKQPYLQAKSPPGMARPAAWILAELQGALAARVGSRA
- a CDS encoding NADH-quinone oxidoreductase subunit C, with the protein product MSVGAAENPSVAALRSRFGAAVERTTVLLGASVVSVARERAHEVLAWLRDAPDQRYDYLVDVTAVEYRDRERPLELVYQLRSLPRGVMLRLKVDLAKDRPLEVDSVVDLWRGADWLEREVWDMFGIRFRGHPDLRRILMWENYAEGHPLRKDFPLRGRFSRSEQVRRALGADLQAHYSMEELSIAEAYDAVPADVRERLLGGEQER
- the nuoD gene encoding NADH dehydrogenase (quinone) subunit D, yielding MAEKRVLELALATPGVDAAGNPARLPLVAEAPLGAEPELKTDHMLINIGPQHPATHGVLRLVVELDGEVVVRVIPHIGYLHSGFEKLGEYRHYNQIIPLTDRTDYLSAPANNVAFALAAERLMGIEITERCKVLRVIACELSRIISHLVWAGTTAIDIGAFTVFLWMFQERERAYNLIEEWTGARLTTSLTRVGGLMADVPDGWAGRLKDWCAKFPKTLDEVDRMLLRNGIWLGRTQDVGVMTAAEAIDYSLSGPMLRASGVAFDVRKDHPYLDYDSYDFEVPVGQHGDVYDRYLVRMEEMRQSVRILEQALARLPDGPINAADARVILPPKRRLMSDMESMIHHFKQVMEGVPAPVGEVYLPVENPKGELGTYLVSDGSAKPVRWRIRPPSFLNIAALPKMAEGHLLSDLIAINASVDIVMGEIDR
- the nuoH gene encoding NADH-quinone oxidoreductase subunit NuoH; its protein translation is MNPVAGAAFVWISLVKILVVFGGLLTLIALWTWVERRGAGWIQNRLGPNRVGPEGLLQPAADGLKNFLKEETLPPFSDRFLFILAPMMAFTPALITFAVVPFASPLPTPWGLVGTAIADLPVGFLYILAIGSLGVYGVVLAGWSSNNKYSLLGGLRGSAQLISYEVSMGLSAVAVLLLAGNITMNEIVAKQQQSVWFVLPLFVAFFTFLIASFAETNRLPFDLPEAEAELIAGYHTEYSAMKFSMFYIAEYSNMVTASALMVTLFFGGWDVPFTAWDNTPPWTVVKFLVTFAAFWAKVLFFLFAYVWVRWTLPRFRFDQLMDLGWKVLLPVALAYVMVVAVAVWALEAAGLAFGVPYALVLSGVSLALGALLLWGLDRNRVIGGSASRQRAVWRRDAARARARGAA
- a CDS encoding NAD(P)H-dependent oxidoreductase subunit E, encoding MSGASVPPHGEAAEAGLPRVFVGEGRQRLDAVVARYPAKAGALLPALWMVQEAHGWISPAGMAEVAEVLDLTPAYVRGVVTFYTMYHQHPVGKYFVQVCTTTPCNVCGAEGVVEAFLKATGAKAPGETSPDGKWTIVEVECLGACGFATPVMINDEFVESVTAASVPALVARYT
- a CDS encoding group 1 truncated hemoglobin, whose product is MRLALGCAALAAACHSAPPAPAPAPAAAAQSGPSLYERLGGRPALARVVADLIVRATTDPRISGFFRGADLDQLRAGLTDQLCQVTGGPCRYTGRSMREVHASMGLRDADFDALVSDLVASLEHFHVGAGEQTELVGILGGLRSQIVTR